One Qiania dongpingensis genomic window carries:
- a CDS encoding 4Fe-4S dicluster domain-containing protein → MKRIMIDQAKCDGCKSCSIACMQAHRTDEGTVYDLDLTDIHNESRNHIIEMEDGTYRPIFCRHCDQPECVMSCMSGALTKDPATGHVLYDGTKCGSCFMCVMNCPYGVLKADTATRTKVVKCDFCIDAGGEPSCVKACPKNAIFVEEVVL, encoded by the coding sequence ATGAAAAGGATCATGATAGATCAGGCGAAATGCGACGGCTGTAAAAGCTGCAGTATAGCCTGCATGCAGGCCCACCGGACGGATGAGGGTACGGTTTATGACCTGGACTTGACGGATATCCATAATGAGTCCAGGAACCATATCATAGAAATGGAAGACGGCACGTACCGGCCGATCTTCTGCCGGCATTGTGACCAGCCGGAATGTGTGATGTCCTGTATGAGCGGGGCACTGACCAAGGACCCGGCGACGGGCCATGTCCTATATGACGGGACAAAATGCGGCTCCTGCTTTATGTGTGTGATGAACTGCCCTTATGGAGTGCTGAAAGCGGATACGGCTACCCGTACAAAGGTTGTCAAATGTGATTTTTGTATTGATGCCGGCGGGGAGCCGAGCTGTGTGAAAGCGTGTCCTAAGAACGCTATTTTTGTAGAGGAGGTGGTCCTGTGA
- the cooS gene encoding anaerobic carbon-monoxide dehydrogenase catalytic subunit produces the protein MNQCFGCNTCKSADKPLETFIKGLPMETSHHRVDTQKTKCGFGLQGVCCRLCANGPCRITPQSPRGICGASADTIVTRNFLRAVAAGSGCYIHIVENTARNLLNTAKTKGELKGIHALDRLCRMFGIEEKDDYVRAEMVAEAVLADLYKPEYVKMDLVEKVAYAPRVKRWKELGIMPGGAKSEVFKGVVKCSTNLNSDPVDMLVDCLRLGISTGVYGLTLTNLLNDVLLGEPELRLAPVGLRVIDPEYINIMITGHQHTIFVDLQERLTKPDAVAKARAAGAKGFKLVGCTCVGQDLQLRGSHYEEVFDGHAGNNYTSEAILATGAIDAVLSEFNCTLPGIEPICDELKIKQICLDSVAKKANAEMMEFDFSKREEQSEVIIDKIVAAYKERRGSVKLNLLPNHGNDNTLTGVSEGSLKKFLGDSWKPLIDLIVSGDIKGIAGVVGCSNLTAGGHDVLTVELTKELIAKDIIVLTAGCSSGGIENCGLMTPDAAKYAGPKLRAVCEKLGIPPVLNFGPCLAIGRLEIVATEIAEELGVDLPQLPLVLSAAQWLEEQALADGAFGLALGLPLHLGLPPFVTGSKVAVKVLTEDMQELTGGRVIINSDAADSADILEKIILEKRAALNI, from the coding sequence ATGAATCAGTGTTTTGGATGTAATACCTGTAAAAGTGCGGATAAGCCGCTGGAGACGTTTATCAAGGGGCTTCCCATGGAGACTTCCCACCACCGTGTGGATACACAGAAGACAAAGTGCGGGTTCGGGCTTCAGGGTGTCTGCTGCCGGCTGTGTGCCAACGGCCCCTGCCGTATCACGCCTCAGTCCCCGAGAGGTATCTGCGGCGCCAGCGCCGATACGATCGTGACCAGGAATTTTCTGCGCGCGGTGGCTGCCGGTTCCGGATGTTACATCCACATCGTAGAAAATACGGCACGGAATCTTTTGAATACGGCAAAGACGAAGGGAGAGCTGAAAGGGATCCACGCGCTGGACCGGCTCTGCAGGATGTTTGGAATTGAAGAAAAGGACGACTATGTCAGAGCGGAAATGGTAGCGGAAGCCGTACTGGCAGATCTCTATAAACCGGAATATGTGAAAATGGATCTGGTGGAAAAGGTAGCTTACGCTCCCCGCGTAAAAAGATGGAAAGAGCTGGGTATCATGCCGGGAGGCGCAAAATCGGAGGTGTTCAAAGGAGTCGTAAAATGTTCGACCAACCTGAACTCGGACCCTGTGGATATGCTGGTGGACTGCCTGCGTCTGGGAATTTCCACCGGTGTATACGGACTGACTCTGACGAACCTGCTCAACGATGTACTGCTGGGAGAGCCGGAGCTTCGCTTGGCGCCGGTAGGCCTGCGGGTGATCGACCCGGAGTACATAAATATCATGATCACAGGACATCAGCATACGATCTTTGTGGATCTGCAGGAACGTCTGACTAAGCCGGATGCAGTGGCAAAGGCCCGGGCGGCCGGGGCAAAGGGCTTTAAGCTGGTGGGATGCACCTGCGTGGGACAGGATCTTCAGCTTAGAGGAAGCCATTATGAGGAAGTGTTCGACGGACATGCGGGAAATAATTATACCAGTGAGGCCATACTTGCCACAGGAGCCATTGACGCGGTGCTTTCAGAATTTAACTGCACACTGCCGGGTATCGAGCCCATCTGTGACGAGCTGAAGATCAAACAGATATGCCTGGACAGCGTGGCGAAAAAGGCAAACGCGGAGATGATGGAATTCGACTTTTCCAAAAGAGAAGAACAGAGTGAGGTCATCATTGATAAGATCGTGGCGGCATATAAGGAACGCCGCGGCAGCGTAAAACTGAACCTGCTTCCGAATCACGGAAATGATAATACGCTTACCGGCGTGAGTGAAGGGTCTCTGAAAAAATTCCTGGGCGACAGCTGGAAGCCTCTTATCGACTTGATCGTATCCGGCGATATCAAGGGAATCGCTGGAGTGGTGGGCTGTTCCAACCTGACGGCGGGAGGCCATGACGTGCTGACTGTAGAACTCACAAAGGAACTGATCGCAAAAGATATCATCGTTTTAACAGCAGGATGTTCTTCGGGCGGCATTGAGAACTGCGGATTGATGACGCCGGATGCGGCGAAGTATGCGGGACCTAAGCTCCGTGCGGTCTGTGAAAAGCTGGGGATTCCGCCGGTGCTGAATTTTGGCCCCTGCCTGGCGATCGGCCGTCTGGAAATTGTGGCTACAGAAATAGCAGAAGAATTGGGGGTAGATCTGCCGCAGCTTCCGCTGGTCCTTTCCGCGGCTCAGTGGCTGGAAGAGCAGGCTTTGGCTGACGGAGCTTTCGGATTGGCTCTGGGGCTCCCTCTTCACCTGGGGCTTCCTCCCTTTGTGACCGGAAGCAAGGTGGCGGTCAAGGTACTGACGGAAGATATGCAGGAACTGACCGGAGGCCGTGTCATCATCAATTCAGATGCCGCAGACAGTGCAGATATCTTGGAGAAGATCATTCTGGAAAAACGTGCTGCTCTGAATATATAG
- a CDS encoding RrF2 family transcriptional regulator translates to MLITRECDYAVRILRALSGGETVSVQDICRREDITAPIAYKLARKLEKSGYIRSHRGSNGGYSLKKDLREITLYDVCRAVDRELFLTECTVRGHRCSQNTGASPCMVHKEFCRLQEIITRELKNRSLMEILEG, encoded by the coding sequence ATGTTAATTACCAGAGAATGTGATTATGCGGTCAGGATTTTGAGGGCCCTGTCCGGTGGAGAAACGGTCAGTGTGCAGGACATCTGCCGGAGGGAAGACATCACCGCGCCCATAGCCTATAAGCTGGCCAGGAAGCTGGAAAAGTCCGGATATATCCGGAGCCACAGAGGAAGTAACGGAGGATATTCTCTGAAAAAGGACTTAAGAGAAATCACACTGTATGACGTATGCCGGGCGGTGGACAGGGAACTGTTCCTGACAGAATGTACGGTCCGCGGCCACCGGTGCTCCCAGAATACGGGAGCGAGCCCCTGTATGGTGCATAAAGAATTCTGCCGGCTGCAGGAGATTATTACCCGGGAGCTTAAGAACAGATCGCTTATGGAAATTCTGGAAGGATAG
- a CDS encoding MATE family efflux transporter produces MKEDKVFYRSFFSIYVALVLQNVITLSVNLADNMMLGAYSETSLAGVAAVNQIQFVFQQVLLALGDGLVILCSQYWGKKQVEPMKRITAAAMKTGLLAAVILFLVISLFPHQVVGIFTTDGPIIQEGVKYILIVRFTYLFFAVTQLLLASLRSVEMVKIAFYLSIMTFFINFGINYVLIYGKFGAPELGAAGAAIGTLTARIVECTVLILFVVKREKHLRMRLRDYLHFDPVLSRDYYRLTTPMVVVQSLWGINTALQTVILGHMTAAAIAANSVASTLFLVVKSTAIGAASTASVIIGKTIGTGDIQLVKRYAGKLQKLFLLIGICSGILLFFIRIPILSLYDLSPATKEMANTFLIILSVVCVGMSYQMPTNSGIIRGGGNAMFVVKMDLISIWLIVLPLSFFMAFVVKASPVIVVCCLNADQIFKCVPAYLESHYGNWIRKLTRD; encoded by the coding sequence ATGAAAGAGGACAAGGTATTTTATCGGAGCTTTTTTTCCATATATGTGGCGCTGGTGCTTCAAAACGTGATAACGCTCAGCGTAAACCTGGCGGATAATATGATGCTGGGGGCCTATAGTGAAACGTCATTGGCGGGGGTGGCCGCGGTCAATCAGATTCAGTTCGTATTTCAGCAGGTCCTTTTGGCCCTGGGTGACGGGCTGGTGATTTTGTGCAGCCAGTATTGGGGAAAAAAGCAGGTTGAACCGATGAAGAGGATTACGGCGGCCGCCATGAAGACGGGACTTTTGGCGGCGGTGATCCTGTTTCTTGTCATCAGTCTCTTTCCTCATCAGGTGGTGGGAATTTTCACCACAGACGGACCTATTATCCAGGAAGGCGTGAAGTATATCCTCATAGTCCGTTTTACCTATTTGTTTTTTGCGGTAACCCAGCTATTGCTGGCTTCCCTTAGAAGTGTGGAAATGGTGAAGATTGCTTTTTATCTTTCCATCATGACCTTTTTCATCAACTTCGGCATCAACTATGTGCTGATATACGGAAAATTCGGAGCGCCGGAGCTGGGAGCGGCCGGAGCTGCCATCGGAACCCTGACTGCCAGGATAGTGGAATGTACAGTCCTGATTCTATTTGTGGTGAAAAGGGAGAAGCATCTGCGGATGAGGCTTCGGGATTATCTCCATTTTGATCCGGTGCTTTCCAGAGATTATTACAGACTGACGACTCCTATGGTCGTGGTCCAGAGCCTGTGGGGAATCAATACGGCGCTTCAGACTGTGATTCTCGGACATATGACAGCGGCGGCGATTGCCGCCAACAGTGTGGCATCCACCTTGTTTTTGGTGGTGAAGTCTACGGCGATAGGAGCGGCCTCGACCGCCTCAGTCATCATAGGAAAGACCATAGGGACCGGCGATATCCAGCTGGTAAAACGGTACGCGGGAAAGCTGCAGAAGCTGTTTTTGCTTATAGGGATCTGTTCGGGTATCCTGCTTTTTTTCATCCGGATACCGATTCTTAGCCTCTATGACCTGTCTCCTGCCACAAAAGAAATGGCCAACACCTTTTTGATTATATTGAGCGTTGTCTGTGTGGGCATGTCCTATCAGATGCCGACCAACAGCGGCATCATCCGGGGCGGCGGAAACGCGATGTTTGTGGTGAAGATGGATCTGATCAGTATTTGGCTGATTGTCCTGCCCCTTTCCTTTTTTATGGCTTTCGTGGTAAAAGCTTCGCCGGTGATCGTGGTCTGCTGCCTGAATGCGGATCAAATATTCAAATGTGTTCCGGCGTATCTGGAATCCCATTATGGGAACTGGATCCGAAAACTGACCAGGGACTGA